In Quadrisphaera sp. DSM 44207, one DNA window encodes the following:
- a CDS encoding APC family permease — translation MSASGSTPARSAGSGPGTGAEDRGGLAEFGYAQRLDRTLGRFASFAAGVSYISILTGTFQLFYVGYGTAGPAYVLSWPLVFAGQLMVALCFAELAARYPVAGSVYNWAKKLGGPTTSWMAGWMMLSASVVTLAAVVLAYQITLPQLWSGFQVVGDGTGPYDYAVNAVVLGSALVVFVTVVNACGVRLMSRINSAGVFVELVAAVLLIVLLAASAVRGPGVVTETNGFGGDRSLGYLGAFLVASLASGYVMYGFDTASSLGEETVDPRRTAPAAILRALVASFVLGGLILLFGVMAVRDPGDPLLSSSSGGLQHVVLGALGGTVGKVFLACIAVAITVCALAVHTATIRTVFAMARDDNLPASARLARLHPRFRTPVTASVLVGVVAVAILLVNVRQPQIFTVVTSIAVVMIYASYLLVTVPMLLARLRGTWPPREAGGFTLGRWGLPVNAAAVLWGAAMALNLAWPRREVYNAVGPQHWYLQWGAFVFVGAIALVGLTWYAVRRRSPARVLPEHAAVVPPSAAADGAV, via the coding sequence GTGAGCGCCTCCGGGTCCACCCCCGCCCGCAGCGCCGGCAGCGGCCCCGGGACGGGGGCGGAGGACCGCGGCGGGCTGGCGGAGTTCGGCTACGCCCAGCGCCTGGACCGCACCCTCGGCCGCTTCGCGTCCTTCGCGGCCGGGGTCAGCTACATCTCGATCCTCACCGGCACCTTCCAGCTGTTCTACGTCGGCTACGGCACGGCCGGCCCGGCGTACGTGCTGTCCTGGCCCCTCGTCTTCGCCGGGCAGCTGATGGTGGCCCTGTGCTTCGCGGAGCTGGCCGCGCGCTACCCGGTGGCCGGCTCGGTCTACAACTGGGCCAAGAAGCTCGGCGGGCCCACGACGTCGTGGATGGCGGGCTGGATGATGCTCAGCGCGTCCGTCGTCACGCTCGCGGCCGTCGTCCTGGCGTACCAGATCACGCTGCCGCAGCTGTGGTCCGGCTTCCAGGTCGTCGGCGACGGCACCGGGCCGTACGACTACGCCGTCAACGCCGTCGTCCTCGGCAGCGCGCTCGTGGTGTTCGTGACCGTGGTCAACGCCTGCGGCGTGAGGCTGATGTCGCGCATCAACAGCGCGGGCGTGTTCGTCGAGCTCGTGGCCGCGGTGCTGCTGATCGTGCTCCTGGCCGCCAGCGCGGTGCGCGGTCCCGGCGTCGTGACCGAGACGAACGGCTTCGGCGGCGACCGCTCGCTCGGCTACCTCGGCGCCTTCCTCGTCGCCTCCCTCGCCTCCGGCTACGTCATGTACGGCTTCGACACCGCCAGCTCGCTGGGGGAGGAGACCGTCGACCCCCGCCGCACCGCCCCGGCCGCGATCCTGCGGGCGCTGGTCGCTTCGTTCGTCCTGGGCGGGCTGATCCTGCTCTTCGGGGTCATGGCGGTGCGCGACCCGGGCGACCCCTTGCTGAGCTCCAGCTCCGGGGGCCTGCAGCACGTCGTCCTCGGCGCGCTCGGCGGCACCGTGGGCAAGGTCTTCCTCGCCTGCATCGCCGTCGCCATCACCGTGTGCGCGCTCGCGGTGCACACGGCGACCATCCGCACGGTGTTCGCGATGGCCCGCGACGACAACCTGCCCGCCAGCGCCCGCCTGGCGCGCCTGCACCCGCGCTTCCGCACGCCGGTGACGGCGTCCGTGCTCGTCGGGGTGGTGGCGGTGGCGATCCTGCTGGTCAACGTGCGCCAGCCGCAGATCTTCACGGTGGTCACGAGCATCGCCGTGGTCATGATCTACGCGTCCTACCTGCTGGTGACCGTCCCGATGCTCCTCGCGCGCCTGCGCGGCACGTGGCCGCCGCGCGAGGCGGGCGGCTTCACGCTGGGCCGGTGGGGGCTGCCGGTCAACGCGGCTGCGGTCCTGTGGGGCGCCGCGATGGCGCTGAACCTGGCCTGGCCGCGCCGGGAGGTCTACAACGCGGTCGGGCCGCAGCACTGGTACCTGCAGTGGGGCGCGTTCGTCTTCGTCGGGGCGATCGCCCTGGTCGGCCTGACCTGGTACGCCGTCCGGCGGCGCTCGCCGGCCCGCGTGCTGCCCGAGCACGCCGCGGTGGTGCCGCCGTCGGCCGCGGCCGACGGCGCGGTCTGA
- a CDS encoding GNAT family N-acetyltransferase — protein sequence MDVGVRLVTEDDAPALADLLRASREHLAPWEPERDEAHSTEAEQRRLVAAALAQHREGRTVPLVIVEDGDVVGRVTVADVVRGAFQSAHLGYWVAQARTGRGVATAAVARAVRVAFDDLGLHRLQADTLVHNTASQRVLARNGFTRIGMAPRYLRIAGRWQDCLLHQLLHEPRS from the coding sequence GTGGACGTCGGGGTGCGGCTGGTGACCGAGGACGACGCCCCCGCCCTGGCCGACCTGCTGCGGGCCAGCCGGGAGCACCTCGCCCCGTGGGAGCCCGAGCGGGACGAGGCGCACTCCACCGAGGCCGAGCAGCGCCGGCTGGTCGCCGCCGCCCTGGCGCAGCACCGGGAGGGCAGGACGGTCCCCCTGGTGATCGTCGAGGACGGCGACGTGGTCGGACGGGTCACCGTGGCCGACGTCGTCCGCGGCGCCTTCCAGTCGGCGCACCTGGGCTACTGGGTCGCGCAGGCCCGCACCGGACGCGGCGTGGCCACCGCCGCGGTCGCCCGGGCGGTGCGCGTGGCCTTCGACGACCTGGGCCTGCACCGCCTGCAGGCGGACACGCTCGTGCACAACACCGCCTCCCAGCGGGTCCTGGCGCGCAACGGCTTCACGCGCATCGGGATGGCGCCGCGCTACCTGCGCATCGCCGGCCGGTGGCAGGACTGCCTGCTGCACCAGCTCCTGCACGAGCCCCGGTCCTGA
- a CDS encoding MFS transporter → MARALPRALSPVRHVGYRWLAASLTLSLLGQGLWVVALVWQVVALRGGPRELSVVVAAGSIGMLATALLGGVLADRLPQRRILLGVQLLQAAGVGALAALSLSGALQVWHLVAVSGLGGVAAGLYYPAYSALLPTIVPAEDLLAANGVEGVLRPVLVQAAGPAAAGALVAAASPGAALAVSAAAALASAAALLPLADAPGPALEPGRHPVRALAADVAEGFAYMVRTPWLLATLVFASLMILLMMGPFEVLSPFVIKDRAAGGPAEHALVLAAFGVGGAVGSLVVASLPLPRRYLTVMNLLWGLGCAPLVVFGVATRVWPMVAAAFACGALFSGGMVIWGTLLQRRVPPHLLGRVSSLDFFVSLLFMPVSMALAGPVAAAVGLSTTFLIAGTAPAVIAVVAILAARMPADELAHPLAAAPAPAGDDGGAAGAASKPAGDVGDGAPARA, encoded by the coding sequence ATGGCACGCGCGCTCCCGCGGGCGCTCAGCCCCGTGCGGCACGTCGGCTACCGCTGGCTGGCCGCGTCGCTGACCCTCTCGCTGCTCGGGCAGGGGCTGTGGGTGGTCGCCCTCGTCTGGCAGGTCGTCGCCCTCCGCGGCGGGCCGCGGGAGCTGTCGGTCGTCGTCGCGGCCGGCTCGATCGGCATGCTCGCCACGGCGCTGCTGGGCGGCGTGCTGGCCGACCGGCTCCCGCAGCGCCGCATCCTGCTCGGCGTTCAGCTGCTGCAGGCCGCCGGCGTCGGCGCTCTCGCCGCGCTGTCCCTGAGCGGCGCGCTGCAGGTCTGGCACCTGGTGGCGGTGTCGGGCCTCGGGGGCGTGGCGGCCGGCCTGTACTACCCGGCCTACTCGGCGCTGCTGCCGACGATCGTGCCGGCCGAGGACCTGCTGGCCGCCAACGGCGTCGAGGGCGTGCTGCGCCCGGTGCTGGTGCAGGCCGCGGGCCCGGCGGCCGCCGGGGCCCTGGTCGCCGCCGCGTCGCCCGGCGCGGCCCTGGCGGTCTCGGCGGCGGCCGCGCTGGCCTCGGCGGCGGCCCTGCTGCCCCTGGCGGACGCGCCCGGACCTGCCCTCGAGCCGGGCCGGCACCCGGTGCGCGCGCTCGCCGCGGACGTCGCCGAGGGCTTCGCGTACATGGTCCGCACGCCCTGGCTGCTGGCCACGCTGGTCTTCGCGTCGCTGATGATCCTGCTGATGATGGGCCCGTTCGAGGTGCTCAGCCCGTTCGTGATCAAGGACCGCGCCGCCGGGGGCCCCGCCGAGCACGCCCTCGTCCTCGCCGCGTTCGGCGTCGGCGGCGCGGTCGGGTCGCTGGTGGTGGCCTCGCTGCCCCTGCCCCGGCGGTACCTGACGGTCATGAACCTGCTGTGGGGCCTCGGGTGCGCGCCGCTCGTCGTCTTCGGCGTGGCGACGCGGGTGTGGCCGATGGTCGCCGCGGCGTTCGCCTGCGGCGCCCTGTTCAGCGGCGGCATGGTGATCTGGGGGACGCTGCTGCAGCGGCGCGTGCCGCCGCACCTGCTCGGGCGGGTCTCGAGCCTGGACTTCTTCGTCTCCCTGCTGTTCATGCCCGTCTCCATGGCGCTGGCCGGGCCGGTCGCCGCAGCCGTCGGGCTGTCGACGACCTTCCTGATCGCCGGCACCGCGCCCGCCGTGATCGCCGTGGTCGCGATCCTCGCCGCGCGCATGCCGGCCGACGAGCTCGCGCACCCGCTCGCCGCAGCGCCCGCCCCGGCGGGGGACGACGGGGGCGCCGCAGGCGCCGCGTCGAAGCCGGCGGGGGACGTCGGGGACGGCGCGCCCGCACGGGCGTGA
- the malQ gene encoding 4-alpha-glucanotransferase: MSDTAQTAPSAERAPSGALTELAAAHGVATEYWDWQGRHVVVPEATIVAVLAALGVRAADEAQARAALAEHQLAPWRRVLPPVVVLRSGEAERTVPVHVRHGQQLRVWVELEDGGRRDLEQVQRWVEPQRVDGVEVGEATYALPAGLPLGWHVVRAAAGDGSMATASLVVTPDRLELPASLGPGGHRWGFMAQLYSVRSTRSWGLGDLADLAELLDWSGRDLGADFLLVNPLLAAEPAGRMQPSPYLPTTRRFTNPVYLRVEDVREVAYLPSAQRAELERLSQVPRAANTDPDSLDRDVVWAAKRAALEVVFAAGRSPARQASFEAYRAREGSGLEDFALWCALAERSGGEEWPTELQDPRSAAVARAREELAERVTFHAWLQWLCDEQLAAAQRTAAQAGMALGVVHDLAVGVHPSGADSWALRDVLARGVNVGAPPDAFNQQGQDWSQPPWRPDALAEAGYLPFRDVVRTILRHAGGLRVDHVIGLFRLWWVPQGLGPALGTYVRYDHDALVGILCLEAARAGAVVVGEDLGVVEPWVRVYLRERGVLGTSVLWWERDEQGRPLPPQAWRELCLATVTTHDLPPTAGYLAHEHVALRDRLGLLTRPVEEERAADADEQGAVLQQLRDLGLLHEGASEQDVVEALHAFLPLTPSRLLGVALTDAVGEHRTQNQPGTSDEHPNWRVPLADGEGRPVLVEDLRTSPRAASLAAVVAR, translated from the coding sequence GTGAGCGACACCGCCCAGACCGCCCCGAGCGCCGAGCGGGCGCCGTCCGGGGCCCTGACCGAGCTGGCCGCCGCCCACGGGGTCGCCACCGAGTACTGGGACTGGCAGGGCCGCCACGTCGTCGTCCCCGAGGCCACGATCGTCGCCGTCCTCGCCGCGCTCGGCGTGCGGGCCGCGGACGAGGCGCAGGCGCGCGCGGCGCTCGCCGAGCACCAGCTCGCCCCGTGGCGCCGCGTGCTCCCGCCGGTCGTCGTCCTGCGCTCCGGGGAGGCCGAGCGCACCGTGCCGGTGCACGTCCGGCACGGGCAGCAGCTGCGCGTGTGGGTGGAGCTCGAGGACGGCGGGCGCCGCGACCTGGAGCAGGTGCAGCGGTGGGTGGAGCCGCAGCGGGTCGACGGCGTCGAGGTCGGGGAGGCGACGTACGCGCTGCCCGCCGGGCTGCCGCTGGGCTGGCACGTCGTCCGCGCGGCGGCGGGCGACGGCTCGATGGCGACCGCATCCCTCGTCGTCACACCCGACCGGCTGGAGCTGCCCGCCTCCCTCGGCCCCGGCGGGCACCGCTGGGGCTTCATGGCGCAGCTGTACTCCGTGCGCAGCACCCGCTCGTGGGGCCTGGGCGACCTGGCCGACCTCGCCGAGCTGCTCGACTGGAGCGGGCGCGACCTGGGCGCCGACTTCCTGCTCGTCAACCCGCTGCTCGCGGCCGAGCCCGCCGGGCGCATGCAGCCCTCCCCGTACCTGCCGACCACGCGGCGCTTCACCAACCCGGTCTACCTGCGCGTGGAGGACGTGCGCGAGGTCGCCTACCTGCCCTCCGCGCAGCGCGCGGAGCTCGAGCGCCTCTCGCAGGTGCCGCGGGCGGCGAACACCGACCCCGACTCCCTCGACCGGGACGTCGTGTGGGCCGCCAAGCGCGCCGCGCTGGAGGTCGTCTTCGCCGCGGGGCGCAGCCCCGCGCGCCAGGCGTCCTTCGAGGCCTACCGCGCCCGCGAGGGCAGCGGCCTGGAGGACTTCGCGCTGTGGTGCGCCCTCGCCGAGCGCTCCGGCGGCGAGGAGTGGCCGACCGAGCTGCAGGACCCGCGCTCGGCGGCCGTCGCCCGGGCCCGCGAGGAGCTGGCCGAGCGCGTGACCTTCCACGCGTGGCTGCAGTGGCTGTGCGACGAGCAGCTGGCCGCCGCCCAGCGGACGGCGGCGCAGGCCGGCATGGCCCTGGGCGTCGTGCACGACCTGGCCGTCGGCGTGCACCCCTCCGGGGCGGACTCGTGGGCGCTGCGCGACGTCCTCGCCCGCGGCGTCAACGTCGGCGCCCCGCCGGACGCCTTCAACCAGCAGGGGCAGGACTGGTCGCAGCCGCCGTGGCGCCCCGACGCGCTCGCCGAGGCCGGCTACCTGCCCTTCCGCGACGTCGTCCGCACGATCCTGCGCCACGCCGGGGGACTGCGCGTCGACCACGTCATCGGCCTGTTCCGCCTGTGGTGGGTGCCGCAGGGGCTCGGCCCGGCCCTGGGCACCTACGTGCGCTACGACCACGACGCCCTGGTCGGCATCCTGTGCCTGGAGGCCGCCCGCGCCGGCGCGGTGGTCGTGGGGGAGGACCTCGGCGTCGTCGAGCCGTGGGTGCGCGTCTACCTGCGCGAGCGCGGCGTGCTCGGCACCTCGGTGCTGTGGTGGGAGCGCGACGAGCAGGGCAGGCCGCTGCCACCGCAGGCGTGGCGGGAGCTGTGCCTGGCCACCGTCACCACGCACGACCTTCCGCCCACGGCCGGCTACCTCGCGCACGAGCACGTCGCGCTGCGCGACCGCCTGGGGCTGCTGACCCGCCCGGTGGAGGAGGAGCGCGCCGCCGACGCCGACGAGCAGGGCGCCGTGCTGCAGCAGCTGCGCGACCTCGGCCTGCTGCACGAGGGCGCGAGCGAGCAGGACGTCGTCGAGGCGCTGCACGCCTTCCTCCCGCTCACCCCCAGCCGGCTGCTGGGCGTGGCGCTGACGGACGCCGTGGGGGAGCACCGCACGCAGAACCAGCCCGGCACCTCCGACGAGCACCCGAACTGGCGGGTGCCCCTGGCCGACGGCGAGGGCCGCCCGGTGCTCGTCGAGGACCTGCGCACGTCGCCGCGCGCGGCCTCCCTCGCTGCCGTGGTCGCCCGGTGA